From the genome of Cynocephalus volans isolate mCynVol1 chromosome 14, mCynVol1.pri, whole genome shotgun sequence, one region includes:
- the KRTCAP3 gene encoding keratinocyte-associated protein 3 isoform X2, producing the protein MRCRRFTFGNFRPLPSFPCNHTRPTDAPGQPHQSGPPHPLRRLRPTRPPCFADAARGPRRLMRAGLALILLGHLNLLLGAVLHGTVLRHVANPRGAVTSEYTTANVISVGSGLLVSAAGGPGRGREQRRPSTAGQRLVSSTECFRGTCGPLGVQEPSSPTTGLLDPWVPLDQDPGHTDCHFDPTRIYDTALALWIPSLLMSAVEAALSGYCCVAALTLRGVGPCRKEGLQGQLEELTELGPPKCKRRENEQLLDQNQEIQASQESLV; encoded by the exons ATGAGGTGCCGCCGCTTCACGTTCGGTAACTTCCGGCCCTTGCCCTCCTTCCCCTGCAACCACACTCGGCCCACCGATGCGCCCGGCCAGCCCCACCAGAGCGGCCCCCCGCACCCCCTCCGCCGGCTCAGGCCCACTCGTCCCCCCTGCTTTGCAGACGCAGCCCGCGGGCCCCGGCGGCTGATGCGCGCGGGCCTCGCCCTCATCCTGCTGGGCCACTTGAACCTGCTGCTGGGGGCCGTGCTGCACGGCACCGTCCTGCGGCACGTGGCCAATCCCCGCGGCGCCGTCACGTCGGAGTAcaccactgccaatgtcatctcCGTGGGCTCGGGGCTGCTGGTGAGCGCAGCAGGagggccggggcggggccgggagCAACGAAGGCCCAGCACCGCGGGCCAAAGGCTTGTGTCTTCCACAGAGTGTTTCCGTGGGACTTGTGGCCCTCTTGGCGTCCAGGAACCTTCTTCACCCACCACTG GACTGCTGGATCCTTGGGTACCGCTGGACCAGGATCCTGGACATACTGACTGCCACTTTGACCCCACAAGAATCTAT GATACAGCCTTGGCTCTCTGGATCCCTTCTTTGCTCATGTCTGCAGTGGAGGCTGCTCTATCTGGTTACTGCTGTGTGGCTGCACTCACCCTACGTGGAGTTGGGCCCTGCAGGAAGGAAGGGCTTCAGGGACAG CTAGAGGAACTGACAGAGCTTGGCCCTCCAAAATGTAAAAGGCGGGAAAATGAGCAGCTACTGGATCAAAATCAAGAAATCCAGGCATCACAGGAAAGTTTGGTTTAG
- the KRTCAP3 gene encoding keratinocyte-associated protein 3 isoform X4: MRCRRFTFGNFRPLPSFPCNHTRPTDAPGQPHQSGPPHPLRRLRPTRPPCFADAARGPRRLMRAGLALILLGHLNLLLGAVLHGTVLRHVANPRGAVTSEYTTANVISVGSGLLSVSVGLVALLASRNLLHPPLDCWILGYRWTRILDILTATLTPQESMIQPWLSGSLLCSCLQWRLLYLVTAVWLHSPYVELGPAGRKGFRDS, translated from the exons ATGAGGTGCCGCCGCTTCACGTTCGGTAACTTCCGGCCCTTGCCCTCCTTCCCCTGCAACCACACTCGGCCCACCGATGCGCCCGGCCAGCCCCACCAGAGCGGCCCCCCGCACCCCCTCCGCCGGCTCAGGCCCACTCGTCCCCCCTGCTTTGCAGACGCAGCCCGCGGGCCCCGGCGGCTGATGCGCGCGGGCCTCGCCCTCATCCTGCTGGGCCACTTGAACCTGCTGCTGGGGGCCGTGCTGCACGGCACCGTCCTGCGGCACGTGGCCAATCCCCGCGGCGCCGTCACGTCGGAGTAcaccactgccaatgtcatctcCGTGGGCTCGGGGCTGCTG AGTGTTTCCGTGGGACTTGTGGCCCTCTTGGCGTCCAGGAACCTTCTTCACCCACCACTG GACTGCTGGATCCTTGGGTACCGCTGGACCAGGATCCTGGACATACTGACTGCCACTTTGACCCCACAAGAATCTAT GATACAGCCTTGGCTCTCTGGATCCCTTCTTTGCTCATGTCTGCAGTGGAGGCTGCTCTATCTGGTTACTGCTGTGTGGCTGCACTCACCCTACGTGGAGTTGGGCCCTGCAGGAAGGAAGGGCTTCAGGGACAG CTAG
- the KRTCAP3 gene encoding keratinocyte-associated protein 3 isoform X1: MRCRRFTFGNFRPLPSFPCNHTRPTDAPGQPHQSGPPHPLRRLRPTRPPCFADAARGPRRLMRAGLALILLGHLNLLLGAVLHGTVLRHVANPRGAVTSEYTTANVISVGSGLLSVSVGLVALLASRNLLHPPLHWALLALALVNLLLSVACSLGILLAVSLTVANGGRRLIADCHPGLLDPWVPLDQDPGHTDCHFDPTRIYDTALALWIPSLLMSAVEAALSGYCCVAALTLRGVGPCRKEGLQGQLEELTELGPPKCKRRENEQLLDQNQEIQASQESLV; this comes from the exons ATGAGGTGCCGCCGCTTCACGTTCGGTAACTTCCGGCCCTTGCCCTCCTTCCCCTGCAACCACACTCGGCCCACCGATGCGCCCGGCCAGCCCCACCAGAGCGGCCCCCCGCACCCCCTCCGCCGGCTCAGGCCCACTCGTCCCCCCTGCTTTGCAGACGCAGCCCGCGGGCCCCGGCGGCTGATGCGCGCGGGCCTCGCCCTCATCCTGCTGGGCCACTTGAACCTGCTGCTGGGGGCCGTGCTGCACGGCACCGTCCTGCGGCACGTGGCCAATCCCCGCGGCGCCGTCACGTCGGAGTAcaccactgccaatgtcatctcCGTGGGCTCGGGGCTGCTG AGTGTTTCCGTGGGACTTGTGGCCCTCTTGGCGTCCAGGAACCTTCTTCACCCACCACTG cacTGGGCACTGCTGGCACTGGCTTTGGTGAACCTGCTCTTGTCCGTGGCCTGCTCCCTGGGCATTCTCCTTGCTGTATCACTCACTGTGGCCAATGGTGGCCGCCGTCTTATCGCTGACTGCCATCCAGGACTGCTGGATCCTTGGGTACCGCTGGACCAGGATCCTGGACATACTGACTGCCACTTTGACCCCACAAGAATCTAT GATACAGCCTTGGCTCTCTGGATCCCTTCTTTGCTCATGTCTGCAGTGGAGGCTGCTCTATCTGGTTACTGCTGTGTGGCTGCACTCACCCTACGTGGAGTTGGGCCCTGCAGGAAGGAAGGGCTTCAGGGACAG CTAGAGGAACTGACAGAGCTTGGCCCTCCAAAATGTAAAAGGCGGGAAAATGAGCAGCTACTGGATCAAAATCAAGAAATCCAGGCATCACAGGAAAGTTTGGTTTAG
- the KRTCAP3 gene encoding keratinocyte-associated protein 3 isoform X3 — protein MRCRRFTFDAARGPRRLMRAGLALILLGHLNLLLGAVLHGTVLRHVANPRGAVTSEYTTANVISVGSGLLSVSVGLVALLASRNLLHPPLHWALLALALVNLLLSVACSLGILLAVSLTVANGGRRLIADCHPGLLDPWVPLDQDPGHTDCHFDPTRIYDTALALWIPSLLMSAVEAALSGYCCVAALTLRGVGPCRKEGLQGQLEELTELGPPKCKRRENEQLLDQNQEIQASQESLV, from the exons ATGAGGTGCCGCCGCTTCACGTTCG ACGCAGCCCGCGGGCCCCGGCGGCTGATGCGCGCGGGCCTCGCCCTCATCCTGCTGGGCCACTTGAACCTGCTGCTGGGGGCCGTGCTGCACGGCACCGTCCTGCGGCACGTGGCCAATCCCCGCGGCGCCGTCACGTCGGAGTAcaccactgccaatgtcatctcCGTGGGCTCGGGGCTGCTG AGTGTTTCCGTGGGACTTGTGGCCCTCTTGGCGTCCAGGAACCTTCTTCACCCACCACTG cacTGGGCACTGCTGGCACTGGCTTTGGTGAACCTGCTCTTGTCCGTGGCCTGCTCCCTGGGCATTCTCCTTGCTGTATCACTCACTGTGGCCAATGGTGGCCGCCGTCTTATCGCTGACTGCCATCCAGGACTGCTGGATCCTTGGGTACCGCTGGACCAGGATCCTGGACATACTGACTGCCACTTTGACCCCACAAGAATCTAT GATACAGCCTTGGCTCTCTGGATCCCTTCTTTGCTCATGTCTGCAGTGGAGGCTGCTCTATCTGGTTACTGCTGTGTGGCTGCACTCACCCTACGTGGAGTTGGGCCCTGCAGGAAGGAAGGGCTTCAGGGACAG CTAGAGGAACTGACAGAGCTTGGCCCTCCAAAATGTAAAAGGCGGGAAAATGAGCAGCTACTGGATCAAAATCAAGAAATCCAGGCATCACAGGAAAGTTTGGTTTAG